In Amia ocellicauda isolate fAmiCal2 chromosome 5, fAmiCal2.hap1, whole genome shotgun sequence, a genomic segment contains:
- the etv7 gene encoding transcription factor ETV7 isoform X3 codes for MLMVPRSPLAPVYPGTQEELCKLPGRLRINPSLWGKDDVSHWLRWAQKEYSLCRTDQAKFEMNGKALCLLTKEDFRLRCPSSGDVLYELLQHVKQQRRAMVCNSLPKPLAGQSLHTPQHREPSVMGGSLAILSSSPSYRSVPVSPMSTHPSSSPVAMVRVSTAGADQYPELRDHPSPLFTFPGKHILQDIPRSLSQSASESHLHAPSVVFSPHLIPPVNQTHPGPPAVLRCKEEPLNLSNRMELPASYSTPQLHNEANGKIADCRLLWDYVYQLLSDNRYEPYIRWEEREAMVFRVVDPNGLARLWGNHKNRANMTYEKMSRALRHYYKLNIIKKEPGQKLLFRFLKTPEEILQNRTDRVEQADSPEQHSPEYREEGLEVSPEPPISSPSPISS; via the exons ATGTTGATGGTCCCACGCAGTCCCCTGGCCCCGGTCTACCCTGGGACCCAGGAAGAGCTCTGCAAACTGCCCGGAAGACTGC GGATCAACCCATCTTTATGGGGGAAGGACGATGTGAGCCACTGGCTGCGCTGGGCCCAAAAGGAATACTCTCTGTGCAGGACCGATCAGGCCAAGTTCGAGATGAACGGCAAGGCACTGTGTCTTCTCACCAAGGAGGACTTCCGTCTTCGGTGCCCCAGCTCAG GTGACGTGCTTTATGAGCTCCTCCAGCATGTGAAACAGCAGAGGCGAGCAATGGTGTGTAACTCTCTTCCCAAGCCTCTAGCAGGGCAGAGCCTCCACACTCCCCAGCACCGAGAGCCCAGCGTCATGGGGG GCTCCTTGGCTATATTGTCCTCCAGTCCCTCTTACAGGTCAGTGCCGGTCTCCCCAATGAGCACTCACCCCAGCAGCTCCCCAGTGGCCATGGTCCGAGTGTCCACCGCAGGAGCTGACCAGTACCCAGAGCTCAGAGATCATCCCTCGCCTCTCTTCACCTTCCCTGGAAAACATATCCTCCAAG ACATCCCCAGGAGTCTCTCTCAGTCTGCTTCTGAGTCGCACCTGCATGCCCCCTCAGTCGTTTTCTCCCCTCACCTCATCCCACCTGTCAATCAGACGCACCCAGGCCCTCCAGCAGTGCTGCGCTGCAAGGAGGAGCCGCTGAACCTGTCCAATAGGATGGAGCTTCCCGCCTCCTACTCCACCCCCCAGCTGCACAATGAAGCCAATGGCAAGATTGCAG ACTGCAGGCTGCTCTGGGACTATGTCTACCAGTTGCTGTCGGATAATCGCTATGAACCGTACATCCGCTGGGAAGAAAGGGAGGCGATGGTGTTCCGGGTCGTGGACCCCAATGGCCTGGCCCGTCTGTGGGGCAATCACAAG AACAGAGCTAACATGACATATGAAAAGATGTCCAGAGCGCTTCGGCATTACTACAAACTCAACATCATCAAGAAAGAGCCGGGACAGAAACTACTTTTCCG GTTTCTcaaaaccccagaggagatccTACAGAACCGCACTGACCGTGTGGAGCAGGCAGACTCCCCAGAGCAGCACTCCCCCGAGTACAGAGAGGAGGGTCTGGAGGTATCCCCTGAGCCGCCCATCAGCTCCCCATCCCCCATAAGCTCCTAA
- the etv7 gene encoding transcription factor ETV7 isoform X2 yields the protein MSDGSSPPPLMKESGGTGSPPSCPPMLMVPRSPLAPVYPGTQEELCKLPGRLRINPSLWGKDDVSHWLRWAQKEYSLCRTDQAKFEMNGKALCLLTKEDFRLRCPSSGDVLYELLQHVKQQRRAMVCNSLPKPLAGQSLHTPQHREPSVMGGSLAILSSSPSYRSVPVSPMSTHPSSSPVAMVRVSTAGADQYPELRDHPSPLFTFPGKHILQDIPRSLSQSASESHLHAPSVVFSPHLIPPVNQTHPGPPAVLRCKEEPLNLSNRMELPASYSTPQLHNEANGKIADCRLLWDYVYQLLSDNRYEPYIRWEEREAMVFRVVDPNGLARLWGNHKNRANMTYEKMSRALRHYYKLNIIKKEPGQKLLFRFLKTPEEILQNRTDRVEQADSPEQHSPEYREEGLEVSPEPPISSPSPISS from the exons GAGAGTGGAGGCACCGGCAGTCCCCCCAGCTGCCCCCCCATGTTGATGGTCCCACGCAGTCCCCTGGCCCCGGTCTACCCTGGGACCCAGGAAGAGCTCTGCAAACTGCCCGGAAGACTGC GGATCAACCCATCTTTATGGGGGAAGGACGATGTGAGCCACTGGCTGCGCTGGGCCCAAAAGGAATACTCTCTGTGCAGGACCGATCAGGCCAAGTTCGAGATGAACGGCAAGGCACTGTGTCTTCTCACCAAGGAGGACTTCCGTCTTCGGTGCCCCAGCTCAG GTGACGTGCTTTATGAGCTCCTCCAGCATGTGAAACAGCAGAGGCGAGCAATGGTGTGTAACTCTCTTCCCAAGCCTCTAGCAGGGCAGAGCCTCCACACTCCCCAGCACCGAGAGCCCAGCGTCATGGGGG GCTCCTTGGCTATATTGTCCTCCAGTCCCTCTTACAGGTCAGTGCCGGTCTCCCCAATGAGCACTCACCCCAGCAGCTCCCCAGTGGCCATGGTCCGAGTGTCCACCGCAGGAGCTGACCAGTACCCAGAGCTCAGAGATCATCCCTCGCCTCTCTTCACCTTCCCTGGAAAACATATCCTCCAAG ACATCCCCAGGAGTCTCTCTCAGTCTGCTTCTGAGTCGCACCTGCATGCCCCCTCAGTCGTTTTCTCCCCTCACCTCATCCCACCTGTCAATCAGACGCACCCAGGCCCTCCAGCAGTGCTGCGCTGCAAGGAGGAGCCGCTGAACCTGTCCAATAGGATGGAGCTTCCCGCCTCCTACTCCACCCCCCAGCTGCACAATGAAGCCAATGGCAAGATTGCAG ACTGCAGGCTGCTCTGGGACTATGTCTACCAGTTGCTGTCGGATAATCGCTATGAACCGTACATCCGCTGGGAAGAAAGGGAGGCGATGGTGTTCCGGGTCGTGGACCCCAATGGCCTGGCCCGTCTGTGGGGCAATCACAAG AACAGAGCTAACATGACATATGAAAAGATGTCCAGAGCGCTTCGGCATTACTACAAACTCAACATCATCAAGAAAGAGCCGGGACAGAAACTACTTTTCCG GTTTCTcaaaaccccagaggagatccTACAGAACCGCACTGACCGTGTGGAGCAGGCAGACTCCCCAGAGCAGCACTCCCCCGAGTACAGAGAGGAGGGTCTGGAGGTATCCCCTGAGCCGCCCATCAGCTCCCCATCCCCCATAAGCTCCTAA
- the etv7 gene encoding transcription factor ETV7 isoform X1 — translation MSDGSSPPPLMKQESGGTGSPPSCPPMLMVPRSPLAPVYPGTQEELCKLPGRLRINPSLWGKDDVSHWLRWAQKEYSLCRTDQAKFEMNGKALCLLTKEDFRLRCPSSGDVLYELLQHVKQQRRAMVCNSLPKPLAGQSLHTPQHREPSVMGGSLAILSSSPSYRSVPVSPMSTHPSSSPVAMVRVSTAGADQYPELRDHPSPLFTFPGKHILQDIPRSLSQSASESHLHAPSVVFSPHLIPPVNQTHPGPPAVLRCKEEPLNLSNRMELPASYSTPQLHNEANGKIADCRLLWDYVYQLLSDNRYEPYIRWEEREAMVFRVVDPNGLARLWGNHKNRANMTYEKMSRALRHYYKLNIIKKEPGQKLLFRFLKTPEEILQNRTDRVEQADSPEQHSPEYREEGLEVSPEPPISSPSPISS, via the exons CAGGAGAGTGGAGGCACCGGCAGTCCCCCCAGCTGCCCCCCCATGTTGATGGTCCCACGCAGTCCCCTGGCCCCGGTCTACCCTGGGACCCAGGAAGAGCTCTGCAAACTGCCCGGAAGACTGC GGATCAACCCATCTTTATGGGGGAAGGACGATGTGAGCCACTGGCTGCGCTGGGCCCAAAAGGAATACTCTCTGTGCAGGACCGATCAGGCCAAGTTCGAGATGAACGGCAAGGCACTGTGTCTTCTCACCAAGGAGGACTTCCGTCTTCGGTGCCCCAGCTCAG GTGACGTGCTTTATGAGCTCCTCCAGCATGTGAAACAGCAGAGGCGAGCAATGGTGTGTAACTCTCTTCCCAAGCCTCTAGCAGGGCAGAGCCTCCACACTCCCCAGCACCGAGAGCCCAGCGTCATGGGGG GCTCCTTGGCTATATTGTCCTCCAGTCCCTCTTACAGGTCAGTGCCGGTCTCCCCAATGAGCACTCACCCCAGCAGCTCCCCAGTGGCCATGGTCCGAGTGTCCACCGCAGGAGCTGACCAGTACCCAGAGCTCAGAGATCATCCCTCGCCTCTCTTCACCTTCCCTGGAAAACATATCCTCCAAG ACATCCCCAGGAGTCTCTCTCAGTCTGCTTCTGAGTCGCACCTGCATGCCCCCTCAGTCGTTTTCTCCCCTCACCTCATCCCACCTGTCAATCAGACGCACCCAGGCCCTCCAGCAGTGCTGCGCTGCAAGGAGGAGCCGCTGAACCTGTCCAATAGGATGGAGCTTCCCGCCTCCTACTCCACCCCCCAGCTGCACAATGAAGCCAATGGCAAGATTGCAG ACTGCAGGCTGCTCTGGGACTATGTCTACCAGTTGCTGTCGGATAATCGCTATGAACCGTACATCCGCTGGGAAGAAAGGGAGGCGATGGTGTTCCGGGTCGTGGACCCCAATGGCCTGGCCCGTCTGTGGGGCAATCACAAG AACAGAGCTAACATGACATATGAAAAGATGTCCAGAGCGCTTCGGCATTACTACAAACTCAACATCATCAAGAAAGAGCCGGGACAGAAACTACTTTTCCG GTTTCTcaaaaccccagaggagatccTACAGAACCGCACTGACCGTGTGGAGCAGGCAGACTCCCCAGAGCAGCACTCCCCCGAGTACAGAGAGGAGGGTCTGGAGGTATCCCCTGAGCCGCCCATCAGCTCCCCATCCCCCATAAGCTCCTAA